Proteins found in one Coffea eugenioides isolate CCC68of chromosome 5, Ceug_1.0, whole genome shotgun sequence genomic segment:
- the LOC113770069 gene encoding uncharacterized protein LOC113770069, with the protein MVQKAWRIIPRPLLETILNNHAQHHRVPQPLILHGPRGVGKTTLILERLLDDWNTGPHVTGYVDFAENMRDQHPKYGCSFPWASWSNCQPQPALLSLRNQLEESLESMVIRGIKLGKISSHQIFTTINKWHNPTTAIERICGLNVINSLRINSKRDVVKRDDSKRRKSKVSAVAAASSLSSLLNLWDRAVFQLSVRLNAKESFGGDVSLVEDSYYREAMAALELAKEVIKVQQGWRANAIKHLNETGGFSRPLGHSATDWPCLLLELLSSAAEVGYFQPKLVINNIDVLKNAVLTDDTTVNASMYHDSFIWRTIALCVNERCLPVILVTSDSYYSSQAFIDYGFPDIFISRETFGWTPAEANMHMVNDYFTQAEWNLIVETLGPSPRHLFEVYALKLSNYYNKVMDEKGSTFEDIVDAYLAYLQLTVVDPAMEKALLHLQKFALDAQSGKVSKDRLRFGAPWRHPPHTDDPSICHQWAKIQLLDFVQSLVNTEFGVNYLADCSLEILDDPSAVALLEVGLLYAQRDPSFIRPITRGIQRCLARWLVQQRLQMNFKQSVEFLWQGSVRGRSYRHLMLQIR; encoded by the exons ATGGTACAGAAAGCATGGAGAATCATCCCAAGGCCACTACTGGAGACCATCCTCAACAACCACGCTCAACATCACCGTGTCCCACAACCCCTCATTCTCCACGGTCCTCGCGGCGTTGGCAAAACCACCCTCATCCTTGAAC GTTTGCTGGATGATTGGAATACTGGACCTCATGTAACAGGGTATGTGGACTTTGCAGAGAATATGAGAGATCAGCACCCAAAGTATGGCTGTTCATTTCCATGGGCATCATGGTCAAATTGTCAGCCGCAGCCGGCACTTTTGTCTCTCAGAAATCAGCTTGAAGAAAGCCTTGAGTCCATGGTTATAAGGGGTATAAAGTTGGGTAAAATTAGTTCGCATCAAATATTTACTACTATTAACAAATGGCATAATCCCACTACAGCAATTGAAAGGATTTGTGGGTTGAATGTCATTAATAGTTTAAGAATTAACTCAAAAAGGGACGTCGTGAAAAGGGATGATtctaagaggaggaaaagtAAGGTATCTGCAGTTGCTGCTGCTAGTTCTTTGTCTAGTTTATTGAATTTGTGGGATAGGGCTGTTTTTCAGCTATCTGTTCGATTAAATGCCAAAGAGAGTTTTGGGGGGGATGTGAGTTTGGTGGAGGATTCGTATTATAGGGAAGCAATGGCTGCATTGGAGTTGGCTAAGGAGGTTATAAAAGTGCAGCAAGGGTGGAGAGCTAATGCTATTAAGCATTTAAATGAGACAGGTGGCTTTTCAAGGCCTTTAGGCCATTCAGCAACTGATTGGCCTTGTTTATTGCTTGAATTATTGTCTTCTGCTGCTGAAGTAGGTTACTTTCAG CCAAAGCTGGTGATAAACAACATTGATGTCCTAAAGAATGCAGTTTTGACAGATGATACTACTGTGAATGCATCCATGTATCATGACAGCTTTATATGGAGGACTATAGCTCTGTGTGTGAATGAGAGATGTCTTCCTGTGATTCTTGTGACGTCAGATAG CTACTACTCTTCCCAAGCTTTTATTGATTATGGATTTCCAGATATTTTCATCTCTCGTGAG ACATTTGGGTGGACTCCAGCCGAAGCCAATATGCACATGGTTAACGATTACTTTACTCAAGCTGAG TGGAATTTAATTGTTGAGACCCTAGGGCCAAGTCCACGGCACCTTTTTGAGGTTTATGCACTCAAGCTTAGTAACTATTACAATAA GGTCATGGATGAGAAAGGTAGTACCTTTGAAGACATTGTGGATGCATACTTGGCATATCTGCAA TTAACTGTAGTTGATCCTGCGATGGAAAAAGCACTTCTGCACTTGCAAAAGTTCGCATTGGATGCACAAAGTGGAAAGGTTTCAAAAGACAGATTGCGGTTTGGTGCTCCCTGGAGACATCCTCCACATACAGACGATCCTTCCATATGCCACCAGTGGGCTAAGATTCAACTGCTGGACTTTGTTCAGTCTCTAGTCAACACAGAATTTGGG GTTAACTATCTAGCCGACTGTAGTCTGGAGATCTTGGATGATCCTTCAGCTGTTGCCTTGTTAGAG GTTGGTTTGCTTTATGCCCAACGTGACCCTTCATTCATTCGCCCCATAACACGTGGTATCCAGAGATGCCTTGCGAGATG GCTTGTTCAGCAGCGGCTGCAAATGAATTTTAAGCAATCTGTTGAGTTCCTTTGGCAAGGAAGTGTAAGGGGACGCAGTTATCGCCATTTGATGTTGCAAATACGCTAA